From Pyrenophora tritici-repentis strain M4 chromosome 1, whole genome shotgun sequence, the proteins below share one genomic window:
- a CDS encoding PMG multi-domain protein, with translation MSYLPPLRALLLPLTVLLLKPALATNLYTTSNNETPKDNSPDCDCYVVLSGKDTKTPEYFQYYRFYDFRNLPGALSEPPPLLNDTQIAGLAPTWQPDLFSSDAWTRDWGIQNWTKPSTSDFPIPMNNSVANVYLGEEDSTSYLALRTSRLDDYQTAGEIENEQKNLMHVSMRMYGRVQGTKGAVAGFFTFFDDENESDIEILTKDPTDQIRYTNQPAVSKDGNEVAVASVGPTDLPRWDDWQTHRIDWLPKNSYWYLNQKQVAANTYSVPRKQSFLVMNMWSDGGTWSGNMTVGESAEFHIQWIEMTFNTSGPYAGIAQNKRDTSGMLEERSKGGCKTVCKIDDVKQVGTPEVVHSGAMGLGVSWGFLVVVGLVSFAVGY, from the coding sequence ATGTCGTACCTACCGCCTTTAAGAGCACTGCTCTTACCTCTCACAGTGCTACTTCTAAAACCCGCCCTCGCAACGAACCTGTACACGACCTCCAATAATGAAACACCCAAAGATAATAGCCCAGACTGCGACTGCTACGTCGTGCTTTCTGGGAAGGACACAAAAACACCGGAATACTTCCAATATTACCGTTTCTATGACTTCCGGAACCTCCCAGGTGCCCTGAGCGAACCACCGCCACTGCTTAATGATACACAGATTGCAGGTCTGGCACCCACGTGGCAACCCGATCTGTTTAGCAGTGATGCATGGACTAGAGACTGGGGGATCCAGAACTGGACTAAGCCGTCCACTTCCGACTTCCCCATACCGATGAACAACTCGGTCGCAAATGTATATCTTGGCGAAGAAGACTCAACGTCATACCTTGCACTACGCACATCACGCCTAGACGACTATCAGACGGCAGGCGAGATCGAGAATGAGCAAAAGAACTTGATGCATGTCTCGATGCGCATGTACGGCCGTGTTCAGGGAACCAAAGGCGCAGTCGCAGGATTCTTCACCTTCTTCGACGACGAAAACGAGTCCGACATTGAGATTCTCACAAAAGACCCCACGGACCAGATTCGCTACACCAACCAGCCCGCAGTCAGCAAGGACGGCAACGAAGTCGCCGTCGCATCAGTCGGCCCCACCGACCTCCCGCGATGGGACGACTGGCAAACCCACCGTATCGACTGGCTGCCCAAGAACAGCTACTGGTACCTGAACCAAAAGCAAGTCGCCGCAAACACGTACTCTGTGCCCCGCAAACAGAGCTTCCTCGTCATGAACATGTGGAGCGACGGCGGCACATGGAGCGGCAACATGACTGTTGGCGAGAGCGCAGAGTTCCACATCCAATGGATCGAGATGACTTTCAACACTAGTGGCCCGTACGCAGGCATTGCCCAGAACAAGAGGGACACATCGGGCATGTTGGAGGAGCGGTCAAAGGGCGGGTGCAAGACTGTTTGCAAAATCGACGATGTGAAGCAGGTCGGTACACCAGAGGTTGTGCATAGCGGTGCCATGGGTTTGGGTGTATCTTGGGGATTCTTGGTTGTGGTTGGTCTCGTTTCGTTTGCCGTTGGGTATTGA
- a CDS encoding FabG, Dehydrogenase with different specificities (related to short-chain alcohol dehydrogenase): protein MGFLYSQFFKTPLYPTSDFSGKTVIITGSNVGLGKEAARHYARLDASVLILAVRSLDKGLVAKQEITRTTGHKNIKVWKLDMSDYTSIQSFVKRAEDELDRVDVFIANAGVVRSQYHEVNGHEEGIAVNVIATTLLMVNVIRLLGSKLDLPSQETCEKYWSQQYPVSKLIQLLIVRAIANRHPANVFPVTVNIVNPGLCWSELAREATGWGFWLFRLVVARSAEVSGRTLVHAGAEGIETHEKYLSDCVVDEPSALVTDAAGKEVQARIMAEVIDAIEVIQPGVSKNFSAV, encoded by the exons ATGGGTTTCTTATACAGCCAATTCTTCAAAACACCGCTCTATCCCACATCCGACTTCAGCGGCAAGACTGTCATCATCACGGGTAGTAATGTTGGCCTCGGCAAAGAAGCAGCTCGTCACTACGCGCGCTTAGATGCTAGCGTGCTCATCCTCGCCGTGCGCAGTCTCGACAAGGGCTTGGTAGCAAAGCAAGAAATCACACGCACGACTGGCCACAAAAATATCAAAGTCTGGAAGCTCGACATGAGCGACTACACCAGCATACAATCATTTGTCAAGCGCGCCGAAGACGAGCTAGATCGCGTCGATGTATTCATCGCCAACGCCGGCGTGGTGCGCTCGCAGTACCATGAAGTCAACGGGCACGAGGAAGGAATAGCTGTCAACGTTATTGCTACAACGCTGCTTATGGTAAACGTGATACGGCTACTCGGTTCAAAACTCGACCTACCTTCACA AGAAACATGTGAAAAGTACTGGTCGCAACAGTATCCCGTGTCCAAGCTGATTCAGCTACTCATCGTGCGCGCCATTGCTAATCGTCATCCGGCCAACGTGTTCCCTGTGACTGTCAACATTGTTAATCCGGGGTTGTGCTGGTCTGAGCTAGCGCGCGAGGCTACAGGCTGGGGGTTTTGGCTCTTCAGATTGGTGGTGGCAAGGTCGGCTGAGGTGAGCGGTAGGACACTGGTACATGCAGGTGCCGAGGGCATCGAGACACATGAGAAGTACCTGAGTGACTGTGTGGTTGACGAGCCGAGTGCGCTGGTGACGGATGCAGCGGGTAAAGAGGTGCAGGCGCGGATTATGGCGGAGGTTATTGATGCGATAGAGGTCATTCAGCCAGGTGTGTCGAAGAATTTCTCGGCTGTGTGA
- a CDS encoding Epimerase multi-domain protein produces MSSARLFVIGGTGFIGPVLIEHAVAEGYKVHALSRTEASDAKLRALGAEPIRGDLTSLVTIRHESQEADAVINLATAYVFNQGKYEDALPIDNAAFDAMCDGIAGTNKSLITTTGTLVAKADPNGNETDEDAPPDPTPLNMRVRAEYHALARGKELGVRVMIVRMAPFTYGRGGSGIALFMSMAKNTGGLPTVNGGGNRTTAVHVDDAARLVLLAVEKGEAGDVFNVASQTEVTMRELFGAINSSVGMPNKDIRSGEAKAAFGETIAWFLNAENRASGAKAQRKLGWQPKGKPILEDIKSGSYVAVANALLQ; encoded by the exons ATGAGTTCTGCACGGTTGTTTGTTATCGGTGGCACTGGCTTCATTGGCCCTGTTCTCATTGAGCATGCAGTTGCTGAAGGCTATAAG GTACACGCTCTCTCCCGTACCGAAGCCAGTGATGCCAAACTACGCGCCTTAGGAGCGGAACCCATCCGTGGCGACCTCACCTCCCTGGTCACCATCCGCCACGAAAGCCAAGAAGCCGACGCCGTCATCAACCTAGCCACCGCCTACGTCTTCAACCAAGGCAAATACGAAGACGCACTACCAATCGATAACGCGGCCTTTGACGCCATGTGCGATGGTATTGCCGGCACAAACAAATCTCTCATCACCACTACGGGCACTCTAGTCGCAAAGGCCGATCCGAATGGCAACGAAACAGATGAAGATGCTCCCCCTGATCCCACCCCTCTTAACATGCGCGTTCGAGCGGAGTATCACGCACTTGCGCGAGGAAAAGAACTGGGCGTGCGTGTCATGATCGTCCGCATGGCGCCGTTTACCTATGGCCGTGGCGGAAGCGGCATCgcgctcttcatgagcatGGCGAAGAATACAGGTGGGCTCCCCACCGTGAACGGCGGTGGCAACCGCACCACGGCCGTACACGTAGATGACGCCGCGCGCCTTGTACTTTTGGCGGTAGAGAAAGGTGAGGCGGGCGATGTGTTCAACGTTGCCTCGCAGACTGAAGTCACGATGAGGGAACTGTTCGGTGCTATCAATTCCTCGGTTGGAATGCCCAACAAGGATATCAGGAGCGGGGAGGCTAAGGCGGCATTTGGTGAGACGATTGCGTGGTTTCTCAATGCCGAGAATAGGGCTTCGGGGGCGAAGGCGCAGAGGAAGTTGGGGTGGCAGCCGAAGGGCAAACCAATTCTTGAAGACATCAAGTCTGGTTCGTATGTAGCTGTGGCGAATGCACTCCTCCAATAG